The following proteins come from a genomic window of Bactrocera tryoni isolate S06 chromosome 1, CSIRO_BtryS06_freeze2, whole genome shotgun sequence:
- the LOC120773508 gene encoding uncharacterized protein LOC120773508 has protein sequence MTSDCFNLSEFSEYLDDTDGHRLAQFLQKKSGTVRNGVKRIFDAEPQRFSLNVRLKRVSSPPVQTAEVENENECVIPETQDADKENDVQNKEHTEVELSPEQEVLQQESSQVIEAQSLVTVDESLNNTEQNGRPCKTVVPVMLPIANNKTCPETKSMVISPVKSPTEQCTIGPKVRSPSKISEALQLSILAEENEPNKQMEEPPLPMIPVSPQQLEALNLREKQAVSARSGTFLQSKIPCPIIPKTPRSKLSRSGGLRSGDRLRRQVLKRISNLENNGRRTLLSEFESTLCSSNFSPAICSTPMHHTPPANLLKTPPRINNSLSSAKTPPRLNNSLNRPKTPEINACIPNEESLQHTQNNAVKQPQQKQEPLIKNMVEALEETIKKLKSFENPPHTRAVTPESSINTTDLQQPLEQLQQEVVPASTDNEVAKSNMTATEALLQEVQKTLTDLRHSNLQAPKIVIPVNQTFNNAPPTVAADKQIGGKESNPECEGDKVTQSEAQADQTIGAISRKNIHGVTFSHSHCTQKHTITAANLNGASNFNSPNHPINHPTFTCNNTTTKTNLPTDSVQYKNVTRLSGNQKAATDNNKPNTTAVHSISLNESNKRRSTRSAHTTLKNKNLEVNFAKPQSFVNHDTSKCATLNNRAKVPTEAAAQASIKHSLTEKTISQLLTDDEDEEEDMHYTVNKRQILRKSGPLNLATEKPQTTKRNRRTIKRTMRTRIHHPSTKAFASSPFLTSDTETESGPPPAHPLNLQHVKPVEHTKVQQLRRRRPLNKAPSTPKNGELFADELKAHLARLTNHEILDLRKRNSMGLMNGKYLRKSSGANKQALEQKLKIEEEIQLEILRRELLGNTEGLRGEVQQQTDYDEINQKNISAVEAPLATEVVEVIKEIILDELPQAPAAFKDNTTIATDGALLDNATVTSALLKDNTADGVAKLTEDNCEAAVAVLETENNVVDATVTPDVPEPFKDNSCVDIAAPNVVNTNDNGNALYQTLLQLTQRICYNSSLVDDRSSERITFVSTTVNNVQNTTKARKTRQRSKHSEALPEVTRKYFQLEESIKTRRQYNRSKRSLYSKGDSLDEDSEASDSEKDKFQKNSTLTEPIPPPPVISPVSNIQIPSPPPPLGYSTVSTFVLPSLPTEEFVLPPTAFSDKPMDSSANGAKSCETLSASHNNTAAKEVVCQNDDELFKKPTKLAPRVSRKRRPQNSKTYISSNLNQTERTDDTEGLRRSKRAPSNPSSNWNGHSLLKSLFNSSSLNKTKKKPIKRASSSSSNGSRGGDLSTPVASSTVNDANVKKRTRKPKKKGIPQAPAFSYLGDTNITSNTVHSQRNTESYAMSAQLEAIPETPIETDDHEAAVASSIAVAPAPNDNTLPCTSTSITNKNMKTTTKTSETTTNRNKKTGATEEQTAKPKKRGRPRRTVTGAKKNQQQQQQQQREEVDAVEAAEQITDDDTANGTGLLECSRVYLPPPPSLEKLNEMFDELKNAANNLSDGETMPKGAESSTSPSTTDSNVRLRPVRVRLRRLRARDISAATSTSAATSSASTSTSNSEFKQTAESNRKELLEWLKNVSHLQSATNERQVFMDMRPSTAGKLFFTDLEGIDYAFYDTDDKCSLGYLRFKPLQCKPSKRAKKYHLHFVVLTGSFEISTERESANFGVGDMVAINIGCRYKITNLENDIGVLMVIKK, from the exons AT GACATCCGATTGCTTTAATTTAAGCGAATTCTCGGAATATCTTGACGATACCGATGGTCATCGCTTGGCACAGTTCTTGCAGAAAAAAAGTGGTACCGTGCGTAATGGTGTGAAACGGATTTTCGATGCCGAACCACAGAGATTTAGTTTAAACGTACGTCTGAAGCGCGTAAGTTCACCACCAGTGCAAACAGCTGaggttgaaaatgaaaatgaatgtgTCATACCAGAAACGCAGGATGCGGATAAAGAGAACGATGTTCAAAATAAAGAACACACGGAGGTTGAATTGTCTCCTGAACAAGAAGTGTTGCAGCAAGAGTCTTCACAAGTAATTGAAGCACAATCACTTGTAACTGTAGATGAATCATTAAATAATACAGAGCAGAATGGAAGGCCTTGTAAAACTGTTGTACCAGTTATGTTACCAATAGCTAACAATAAAACTTGTCCTGAAACTAAAAGTATGGTAATATCACCTGTTAAATCACCAACGGAGCAATGTACAATTGGACCCAAAGTAAGAAGTCCATCGAAAATATCAGAAGCTTTGCAGCTCTCAATTCTAGCAGAAGAAAATGAACCAAATAAACAAATGGAAGAACCACCATTGCCAATGATCCCAGTTTCTCCACAGCAATTGGAAGCACTCAACCTACGGGAAAAGCAAGCAGTTAGCGCTAGGTCAGGCACATTTCTACAATCAAAAATACCATGCCCTATTATACCAAAAACACCACGATCAAAGTTGTCGCGCAGTGGTGGTCTTCGAAGTGGCGACCGACTACGTCGTCAAGTGTTAAAACGTATTTCAAATCTAGAAAACAACGGTCGCCGAACTTTACTTTCGGAATTCGAAAGTACACTTTGTTCATCGAACTTT TCGCCAGCAATATGCAGTACACCAATGCATCATACACCACctgcaaatttattgaaaacaccACCACGGATAAATAATTCACTAAGTAGTGCGAAAACACCACCACgcttaaataattcattaaataGGCCGAAAACGCCGGAAATAAATGCTTGCATTCCAAATGAAGAGTcattgcaacacacacaaaataATGCTGtaaaacaaccacaacaaaaacaggagccgttaataaaaaatatggttgAAGCACTAGAGGagacaataaaaaaactcaaaagttTCGAAAATCCTCCACACACACGCGCCGTTACACCCGAGTCTAGTATAAATACCACAGATTTGCAGCAACCACTAGAACAATTACAACAAGAAGTTGTTCCGGCATCAACTGATAACGAAGTTGCTAAAAGTAATATGACTGCTACCGAGGCTTTGCTCCAGGAAGTGCAAAAGACACTGACTGATTTAAGGCACTCAAATTTACAAGCACCAAAAATAGTTATACCCGTAAATCAGACTTTTAACAATGCGCCACCAACAGTAGCAGCAGACAAACAAATTGGTGGAAAAGAAAGTAATCCTGAATGTGAGGGCGATAAAGTAACGCAGTCCGAGGCGCAGGCCGATCAAACAATCGGTGCAATATCACGCAAAAATATACACGGCGTCACATTCTCGCATTCGCATTGCACACAGAAGCATACAATAACAGCGGCAAATTTAAATGGTGCCAGCAATTTCAATAGTCCTAATCATCCCATAAATCATCCTACTTTTACGTgtaacaacacaacaacaaaaactaatctACCGACAGACTCAGTACAATATAAGAATGTAACAAGACTGTCCGGTAATCAAAAGGCTGCTACCGACAACAACAAACCAAACACAACAGCAGTCCATTCGATATCGTTAAACGAAAGCAATAAGCGTCGATCTACGCGCTCAGCTCATAcaacgttaaaaaataaaaatttggaagtAAATTTTGCGAAACCACAAAGTTTCGTCAATCATGATACCTCCAAATGCGCAACATTAAATAACAGAGCAAAAGTTCCCACTGAAGCTGCTGCACAAGCTAGCATTAAGCATTCACTTACAGAGAAAACAATTTCACAGCTTTTAACTGATGATGAAGATGAGGAGGAAGATATGCATTACACGGTGAATAAAAGGCAAATCTTACGTAAAAGTGGCCCACTTAATCTGGCCACTGAAAAACCACAGACGACGAAGCGTAATCGGCGGACAATTAAACGCACAATGCGAACACGTATTCACCATCCATCCACCAAAGCGTTCGCGTCATCACCATTTCTCACAAGTGATACGGAAACCGAATCAGGACCACCACCAGCGCATCCACTTAATTTGCAACACGTCAAACCTGTCGAACATACAAAAGTACAACAATTAAGGCGACGACGACCCTTAAATAAAGCACCAAGTACACCGAAAAACGGTGAACTCTTTGCCGATGAGTTGAAAGCGCATTTGGCACGTCTAACAAATCATGAAATTCTTGATTTGCGCAAACGCAATTCGATGGGCTTAATGaatggtaaatatttgcgaAAATCGTCAGGTGCCAACAAACAGGCCCTGGagcagaaattgaaaattgaagaagAAATTCAATTGGAAATTTTGCGTCGTGAATTATTGGGCAATACTGAGGGTTTACGGGGGGAGGTGCAGCAGCAAACGGATTACGATGAGATAAATCAAAAGAACATTAGTGCGGTCGAAGCGCCATTGGCGACTGAAGTAGTTGAGGTAATTAAAGAAATCATCTTAGATGAACTGCCACAAGCACCTGCAGCATTCAAGGATAATACTACTATTGCTACAGACGGTGCTTTGTTGGACAATGCAACTGTAACATCGGCACTATTAAAGGATAATACTGCCGATGGTGTGGCTAAACTAACTGAGGATAATTGTGAAGCTGCTGTTGCAGTTTTGGAAACTGAGAATAATGTGGTAGATGCTACTGTTACGCCTGATGTTCCTGAGCCGTTTAAAGATAATTCTTGTGTTGATATTGCTGCACCTAATGTAGTTAATACTAACGACAATGGAAACGCACTGTACCAAACACTCCTACAATTGACACAGCGCATATGTTATAACAGCTCATTAGTTGATGACAGGAGTAGTGAACGTATAACTTTTGTTTCAACCACAGTTAATAATGTTCAAAATACGACAAAGGCGAGAAAAACGCGTCAACGAAGCAAACATTCAGAAGCGTTG ccTGAAgtaacaagaaaatattttcaattagaaGAAAGTATTAAAACACGCCGCCAGTATAACAGGTCCAAGCGTTCGCTGTACAGTAAAGGTGATTCGTTGGACGAAGATAGCGAGGCTTCAGATAGTGAAAAAGataagtttcaaaaaaattcgaCACTAACGGAGCCAATTCCACCGCCACCAGTTATTTCACCGGTAAGCAATATACAAATACCATCTCCGCCGCCGCCACTGGGCTATTCGACCGTTTCCACATTTGTACTGCCGAGCTTGCCAACGGAAGAATTTGTTTTGCCGCCAACGGCATTTTCCGACAAACCAATGGATAGTAGTGCGAATGGTGCAAAGTCTTGTGAAACATTATCCGCGTCACATAATAATACCGCTGCCAAAGAGGTTGTATGCCAAAATGATGATGAACTCTTCAAAAAACCCACAAAGCTTGCGCCACGTGTTTCACGCAAACGAAGGCCACAAAACTCAAAAACTTACATCTCCAGCAATTTGAATCAAACTGAGCGCACAGATGACACCGAAG GCTTACGTCGATCGAAGCGCGCACCGAGTAATCCCTCCTCCAATTGGAATGGACACTCACTTTTGAAATCATTGTTTAATTCAAGTTCATTAAATAAGACTAAAAAGAAGCCAATAAAACGAGCCAGCTCCAGCAGCAGTAACGGGAGTAGAGGTGGTGATTTGAGCACGCCAGTCGCTTCTAGCACAGTAAATGATGCAAATGTCAAGAAGCGGACTCgtaaacctaaaaaaaaaggAATCCCGCAAGCGCCAGCATTTAGTTACCTTGGCGATACGAATATAACATCGAACACCGTGCACTCACAACGAAATACTGAAAGTTATGCGATGAGTGCACAGCTGGAAGCAATTCCAGAAACACCCATAGAAACTGATGACCATGAAGCAGCAGTGGCAAGTTCAATAGCAGTCGCACCAGCGCCAAATGACAACACATTACCATGCACTTCCACCTCCATCACcaacaaaaacatgaaaaccACAACTAAAACCAGCGAAACCACAACAAATAGGAACAAAAAGACTGGAGCAACAGAAGAGCAAACTGCGAAACCGAAAAAAAGAGGCAGACCCAGGAGAACAGTTACAGGTGCTAAAAAaaatcagcagcagcagcaacaacagcagcgggAAGAAGTTGACGCAGTGGAAGCAGCAGAGCAAATCACGGACGATGACACCGCAAATGGCACAGGACTATTGGAGTGTAGTCGCGTTTATTTGCCACCACCGCCATCTTTGGAGAAGCTCAATGAAATGTTTGACGAATTGAAAAATGCAGCCAACAATTTGAGCGACGGGGAGACCATGCCGAAGGGTGCAGAATCGAGCACTTCGCCTTCGACGACAGATAGTAACGTTCGCTTACGACCTGTGCGTGTACGTTTGCGTCGTTTAAGAGCACGTGACATATCCGCCGCAACCTCAACCTCGGCCGCTACAAGTTCGGCGTCGACCAGTACATCAAACAGTGAGTTTAAGCAAACGGCAGAAAGCAATCGTAAAGAGTTGCTGGAGTGGCTGAAGAATGTATCACATTTGCAATCGGCCACAAATGAGCGACAAGTTTTTATGGATATGCGACCTT CCACCGccggtaaattattttttaccgaTTTGGAGGGTATAGACTATGCCTTTTACGATACGGATGATAAGTGTAGTCTCGGCTATTTGCGCTTCAAGCCACTGCAGTGCAAGCCTTCGAAGCGTGCGAAGAAATATCAtttg CACTTTGTTGTACTTACGGGTTCATTTGAAATTAGCACGGAACGTGAAAGCGCCAATTTCGGTGTTGGTGATATGGTAGCCATTAATATAG GTTGTCgctataaaataacaaatttggaaaatgatATCGGCGTTCTTATGGTGATAAAGAAGTAA